From Paenibacillus physcomitrellae, the proteins below share one genomic window:
- a CDS encoding AraC family transcriptional regulator, which translates to MQIPVLRAAALIDAQVQSNYHIVHSIQHAYPLHSHDFYELFLVTSGRCIHRINGEEQPLETGAMAFVRPGDTHGYDYWGHEDCRFMNVNYYPEIVENAFAYFGNPGFAQKLKEGRKSPVVRLVSSDLEAISRKGRQMHLYTTTDKPKARMAARSLLTEALAYFYYDYRDENGRTLPEWLDLLLIEMQKKENFTAGLERLNELADRSVSHLNRIFKQYLQTTPTAYINQLRLSYARNLLLTTRLSILEVSLEAGFDNLSHFYHLFKKCFGLSPGKIRSG; encoded by the coding sequence ATGCAGATTCCCGTTCTGCGCGCCGCCGCGCTGATCGACGCCCAGGTGCAGTCGAACTATCATATCGTCCATTCGATTCAGCATGCCTATCCGCTGCACAGCCATGATTTTTACGAGCTGTTCCTGGTTACCTCCGGCAGGTGCATCCACCGGATCAACGGGGAAGAGCAGCCTTTGGAGACGGGGGCGATGGCGTTCGTCCGGCCCGGCGATACCCACGGCTACGATTATTGGGGACACGAGGACTGCCGGTTTATGAACGTCAATTATTATCCGGAAATCGTGGAGAACGCGTTTGCTTATTTCGGCAACCCGGGTTTTGCCCAGAAGCTGAAAGAAGGGCGGAAATCGCCTGTAGTCCGGCTTGTGTCTTCCGATCTGGAGGCCATAAGCCGCAAAGGAAGACAGATGCACCTGTATACGACGACGGACAAACCCAAAGCGCGGATGGCGGCCCGCAGCCTGCTGACCGAGGCACTCGCGTACTTTTATTACGATTACCGGGATGAAAACGGCAGAACGCTGCCGGAGTGGCTCGACCTGCTGCTCATCGAAATGCAGAAGAAAGAAAACTTCACCGCAGGGCTGGAAAGGCTGAACGAGCTGGCGGACCGAAGCGTCAGCCATCTCAACCGCATTTTTAAACAATACCTGCAGACCACCCCCACGGCTTACATCAATCAGCTCCGGCTCAGTTATGCCAGAAATTTGCTGCTGACTACCCGGCTTTCTATCCTGGAAGTCTCGCTGGAGGCCGGTTTTGATAACCTAAGCCATTTCTACCATCTGTTCAAAAAATGCTTCGGCCTGTCGCCGGGAAAAATCCGCAGCGGATGA
- a CDS encoding nucleoside-diphosphate sugar epimerase, which produces MDQKITDILMHMAHSHQQLARIIDAERHITVRMAQIVHALPDEEPDFEGVEGMLESTSSVNKSIIAYLNSIADLEEAIAENLTQVMTELKGSEEE; this is translated from the coding sequence GTGGATCAAAAGATTACCGATATTCTGATGCACATGGCGCATTCACACCAACAGCTTGCCCGTATCATCGATGCCGAACGCCATATTACGGTCAGGATGGCACAGATCGTGCATGCGCTGCCGGACGAAGAGCCGGATTTTGAAGGTGTTGAGGGAATGCTGGAAAGTACGTCTTCCGTAAACAAAAGCATTATCGCTTATTTGAACTCCATTGCGGACCTGGAGGAAGCCATTGCCGAGAACCTTACGCAGGTAATGACAGAGCTTAAAGGTTCGGAAGAGGAGTAG
- a CDS encoding restriction endonuclease subunit S yields MSREHAYINILDAAAKIQWNVAMMLEAKALEAEKTRNWTLNHLHAGSFSDHESQLGQPLGVHEQMVELIEGLTKLENGLCSNLRAVLATSGGAGDSGGFGDMLGGLGGLGGLGFGDEEK; encoded by the coding sequence GTGAGCAGGGAGCACGCTTATATCAACATATTGGATGCCGCAGCCAAAATTCAATGGAACGTAGCCATGATGCTTGAGGCAAAAGCCCTTGAAGCGGAGAAGACGAGGAACTGGACGCTCAACCATTTGCATGCAGGCAGCTTCAGCGATCATGAGAGCCAGCTGGGTCAGCCGCTGGGCGTCCATGAGCAGATGGTGGAGCTCATCGAAGGATTAACCAAGCTTGAGAACGGATTGTGCAGCAACCTTCGGGCGGTGCTGGCCACTTCCGGCGGAGCTGGAGATTCGGGCGGATTCGGAGACATGCTTGGAGGTTTGGGAGGCCTGGGCGGATTAGGATTTGGAGATGAGGAAAAATGA
- a CDS encoding beta-mannosidase, which yields MRLLTLNGVWKMKRTDETEWNSAVVPGSVFQDLLEAGKMEDPFFRDNEYDILEQTKFDYEYERTFLVEQGALDHDVVLLRCEGLDTLCEIRINGNLVLEADNMHRTYEPDVKQVLKPGENHIHVLLNSPTRYVLERDKEMYLCSCADAVPGISHLRKAHSMFGWDWGPQLPDSGIWRDIDLRGYDFGRIEDVLVTQHHTDDHVSLEIRTDVRQWREAGLRVRIVLKAPDGETWEHEATLDGYSVLQTIGVDHPELWWPHNYGSQPLYGLTVQVLNGDRVIDDKTIRIGLRTLTIRQEEDQWGESFEFEVNGKSIFAMGANYIPEDNVFGRLSFGRSKNLLQSCVEANYNCIRIWGGGFYPDDRFYDLCDEYGLIVWQDHLYACGAYDFNEAFKENIRQETIDNVKRLRHHASLGIWSGNNELEYAWAYWGWTERFGEKLRDDYLLQFEQFMPELNQSLDPNTFYWRSSPSSAGGLDDPNKESLGDMHYWDVWHGRKPITEFRTLFPRFMSEFGLQSFPSLKTVETFTLPEDRNIFSYVMEAHQKNGTGNEKILYYISEYFKYPKDFDSLLYVSQLIQAEGMRVGVEHWRRNRGRCMGAIYWQLNDIWPGASWSSLDYFGRWKATHHAAKRFFAPVLASACEEGTTASLHVTNETLHPVSGRLSWRLMNHRSEVIRSGETEVLVEALSSKEAASLEFSKELDSKQKLRQSYLEFEFAAAGHPVSSGTVLFVKSKHFDYLDPQLQAEVTEANDRFVIVLRSRAFAKFVSLDLRAADARWSDNLFDLSASKPKSVTVFKDSLSEALSLEAFKEQLTVRSLYETYV from the coding sequence ATGCGTTTGCTAACACTTAATGGGGTTTGGAAAATGAAGCGGACCGACGAAACGGAGTGGAACAGCGCCGTCGTACCGGGATCTGTTTTTCAGGATTTGCTTGAGGCAGGCAAAATGGAGGACCCTTTCTTCCGCGACAATGAATACGACATTCTGGAGCAGACGAAATTTGATTACGAATACGAAAGAACCTTTCTTGTGGAACAAGGGGCGCTTGACCACGACGTTGTCCTGCTCCGCTGCGAAGGCCTGGACACGCTCTGCGAAATCAGGATCAACGGCAACCTCGTTCTTGAGGCCGATAACATGCACCGTACTTATGAACCGGATGTTAAACAGGTCCTGAAGCCCGGGGAAAATCACATCCACGTCCTGCTCAATTCGCCGACCCGCTATGTTCTGGAACGGGACAAGGAGATGTACCTGTGCAGCTGCGCCGATGCGGTACCGGGCATCTCCCATTTACGGAAGGCCCACAGCATGTTCGGCTGGGACTGGGGTCCGCAGCTGCCTGATTCGGGCATCTGGCGGGACATCGACCTGCGCGGCTACGACTTCGGGCGGATCGAGGACGTACTCGTTACGCAGCACCATACTGATGATCATGTCAGCCTGGAGATCCGGACGGACGTCCGCCAGTGGAGAGAAGCCGGCCTGCGGGTACGCATCGTGTTGAAGGCTCCGGACGGCGAAACATGGGAACATGAAGCAACCCTGGACGGTTACAGCGTCCTGCAGACGATCGGCGTTGACCATCCTGAGCTGTGGTGGCCGCACAATTACGGCAGCCAGCCGCTGTATGGACTGACCGTACAGGTGCTGAACGGAGACCGGGTCATCGACGACAAAACGATCCGCATCGGCCTGCGGACGCTGACGATCCGTCAGGAAGAAGACCAATGGGGCGAATCGTTCGAATTTGAAGTCAACGGCAAAAGCATCTTTGCCATGGGGGCCAACTACATTCCGGAGGACAACGTTTTTGGAAGACTAAGCTTCGGGCGGTCTAAGAACCTGCTGCAGAGCTGCGTGGAAGCCAACTACAACTGCATCCGCATCTGGGGCGGCGGCTTTTATCCGGACGACCGCTTCTACGATTTGTGCGACGAATACGGGCTGATCGTCTGGCAGGATCATCTGTATGCCTGCGGCGCTTACGATTTTAACGAAGCCTTTAAAGAGAACATCCGGCAGGAGACGATCGACAACGTCAAAAGGCTCCGCCATCACGCCTCCCTTGGCATCTGGAGCGGCAACAACGAGCTTGAATATGCGTGGGCATATTGGGGCTGGACGGAACGGTTCGGGGAGAAGCTGCGGGACGATTATCTGCTTCAATTCGAGCAATTTATGCCCGAGCTGAACCAATCGCTTGATCCGAACACCTTCTACTGGCGTTCTTCGCCTTCCTCGGCCGGCGGCCTGGACGACCCGAACAAGGAAAGCCTAGGCGATATGCACTATTGGGACGTGTGGCATGGCCGGAAGCCGATTACGGAATTCCGCACGCTGTTTCCGAGGTTCATGTCCGAATTCGGGCTGCAGTCGTTTCCTTCGCTGAAAACGGTAGAGACGTTCACCCTGCCTGAAGACCGGAACATTTTCTCCTATGTCATGGAGGCTCACCAGAAGAACGGCACGGGCAATGAAAAAATCCTTTATTATATCAGCGAATACTTTAAATATCCGAAAGACTTTGACTCGCTCCTGTATGTTTCGCAGCTGATCCAGGCGGAAGGCATGCGCGTCGGAGTCGAGCATTGGCGGCGCAACCGCGGCCGGTGCATGGGGGCTATCTACTGGCAGCTGAACGACATCTGGCCGGGAGCCTCCTGGTCCAGCCTGGACTACTTCGGCAGATGGAAAGCCACCCATCATGCGGCCAAACGGTTTTTCGCTCCGGTGCTCGCTTCGGCGTGCGAAGAGGGAACAACCGCTTCGCTGCACGTGACCAACGAGACGCTTCACCCGGTCAGCGGGCGTTTGTCCTGGCGCCTGATGAACCACCGGTCCGAAGTGATCCGCAGCGGCGAAACGGAAGTGTTGGTGGAAGCCCTTTCTTCCAAGGAGGCAGCCAGCCTTGAGTTCAGCAAGGAGCTGGACAGCAAGCAGAAGCTCCGGCAGAGCTACCTGGAATTCGAATTTGCCGCAGCAGGACATCCGGTCAGCAGCGGTACTGTGCTGTTCGTGAAATCCAAACATTTCGACTATTTGGATCCGCAGCTCCAAGCAGAAGTAACAGAAGCGAACGATCGTTTCGTGATCGTGCTGCGCAGCCGGGCCTTCGCCAAATTTGTGTCGCTGGACCTGCGGGCGGCGGACGCACGGTGGAGCGACAACCTTTTTGACTTGTCCGCTTCCAAGCCGAAGTCGGTTACAGTCTTTAAAGACAGCTTGTCGGAGGCCTTAAGCCTGGAGGCTTTCAAGGAGCAGCTGACCGTCCGGAGCTTGTACGAAACGTATGTATAA